From Amaranthus tricolor cultivar Red isolate AtriRed21 chromosome 4, ASM2621246v1, whole genome shotgun sequence:
CAAAGAATTAGGGAGGCGAAGGGAAGCCAGTTTGATGCAGTAACGGCAGCAAAGGAAGGGCGTCCTGTGTATTTCACTGGAGAGGTATGTATTATGTTGAGCCTATGTTTGCCCATATCATGTTACCGTTTACCATTTTGCTATGATACCATTCTTCGTTGTGGAAGAGCTTGGAGGCAGTTGCTTATAGCACTGGCTTCCAAGATCTAAACCCTGGGGCTTGGATCGAACTGTCATGTGCTCCTGAGGTAGGCGTAGGATGTTGCTGGATTATACACAAAACCCCTAAACGATTAATGTACTCCAAGTCTCCAATTCTGACCCTTTTGTTTACCTtgttatcaataaaaataatttattcctAATTTTGGCTTTACCTTTGTGTTTACCCTGTTTTCAATCCAGTTGAAATATATCTTCAGAATACCTTGTCCACAAGATGCTTTTTAGAGTGGACTCTGTCATATATGCCCTGCAACTAAAGATAGATTTATACTCAAAACTATTATATATGTGTCCATTGGCTTGTTCAAGACAAGCGGTGACTTTAGCCTTTTTGTTTGACAATTAGctttttttgtttgtcattGACAAAATCAATTCCACCGCTTTTTTTTGTGCCTAAAACATAGGAATTACATTGATTCAAAGAAAACCCATGTGATTGAGAGAGCGTGAGAGAGTCAATAGTAGTGGTATATGGGAGCCTTGTGTTGAAGATATATAGAGTGACAGCAGAGCCAGTAAGTCAATAACCTGATCTACATTCAATGCTCGTTGGTGTTCATTTTTCCTTTTAGAATGTGTGGCAGCGGGCTTCTGCTCATGTAGTCTACTCTGACGTGAGTCACTCTGTGTACACAGATGATATTCCCTTGGATGTTTGATGAAATATCTGCCTTGAGACATCTAAAGGATGCAGCGCACTTACTGTCTGAGAAAAAAGATTGGCCTCCATTGTACGACATAGCAGCATTGGagaagaacaaggttttgttcTCTGTCTTTTACTGTTTTGCATGTTCTTTATCCTATTTTCTCTTTGACTGTTTTATTTAGTCTTGAATACCCTTGTTAATACTTGAATGGAGTGTTATTATATGGTAATCCCTGAACAATTGGTACTTATTGGCTAGTACTTTTGCCTAAACACCAGAAATTGGGACTGTGTTTTTTTAGGagttcattcattattgctAACTTTTAAGTATTTATGCCAATTCCCATAGTGATGAAGCTCTCATCCTATCATGAGTTtatcttcattatttttcttaCCACCCTATACCATATTTGTGAGTAGTGATAAATGGAAATGAATTTTGTTAAGAAAAAGAATGATCAGAGCAGTTGAAATCATAAACCTTATCAAATTGTTTTTCTAGCTAAATCACatataattttcattaccactccTGTTTAATACTTGCAAACAATCAAATGTGCCgtcaaggttttttttttttttaattttctgtgGCTACTTCTTGTGTTGATGGAAATGGAAATAGAAATGGAAATATATGAACTAAATACTGAGTTGGAGATCGAACTATATTGCCATGGACCGTGACATGTGATCCTTCATGTGAAAATTTTCATACGATTGTTACCATTTCGCATTCTTATATTTTTCCTGTCATAAACATCGTATTTTGATTCTGTCAAACTTGCATGACAATGGACAATGCTTATAGGTTCCCGTAGCAGCTGCGCTCTACTATGATGACATGTACGTGAACTTTAAGCTAGCCTCTGAAAGTGCTAAACATATCTCCGGGATTAGGCTGTGGATAACAAATGAATACATGCATTCGGGGTTGCGAGATGGCGGAAGTCATGTCTTTGATCATCTGATGGGGTTGCTAAATGGAAAGAAGCCGTTGTTCTAATTTCATTACAAGATTCCAGTTTCCGATTTTACTGTGTTTTTGAGTTGAGAGTTTAAGGTTTGATTAAGCCCGGGGTTCTATTGGGttcatgttttatttttgtcccttgaaaattttgttttttatcatCGATGtcatgtaaatttttttatgataaatgattaataaagGGATAATAATTGGTTCAATTGGCTACaatatgaacaataaataagacTACAAATATTTCTTTCTTAGTTTTACGGAGTGAGTAAAATCCTCATTTACTCCTTGTTTTTCAAAATGTTTTGTTATGACTTTGCCAAAACAAGgggttaaaataattaatctcaATTGAAATTATATATCAATAGACTAGTGGTTTAAATTTGTTTCCTCGGACTCTTGAGATAGTAGGGTGCTTAATTCTAATCACTTACAAAATTAATTTACTTGCAAGTTGTTTCTaagattaagatttttttttaatttctagtTGATAATAAAATGTTAGTTTTGATACtttgaaaaatttattattgggcATTGTCACAATAAGATCCACACTAGGACAAAATGATTGTACACAAACATGGTGCAACAAGTATCCTGTGAAATACCCTCACATGTATGACCAGAGGTATTCAAACAAGTGTTTTAAGGCTTGGAATTGAtaagttaaaaattaatttttatgggCTGGACTAAAGGTATTCAAAATAAACCCGATAATTCCATATTTACCCGACGTTATAACTGAATTCGATTTGATCAAACTTAAaaatggatttacaattatgtaaaaccAATGTGGACACAAGACCCAAAACCCGTTATTCGAAATCAACCCAATAatccaaatgaacacctctatgtTTGACTGAAAATTTGTGAACATGATAATGTTTCATCCTAAACTAACTATagttaaacttttaaaaacatGAATTAGTATAGTGTAAAATGATTATGCATTTATAGTATATAAAAAAGAAcggctcgtcttgtatgagattgtctcgCCATACGACGGTTCCATATAATAGctcatttctttaattgattactttaaaattataagtattcgttttaaggttataagtaatcactccaagactataaaaagtaattatattaaaattataagtgatcacttttatttaataagtaataagtaatcattttaagacaaaaaatatatattgagtcaGCCCAATAGAAATAGTCTCACCGTTTGactgtctcatttaaaaattagttgAAAAAGAAATATACATGGGTATTTATTCATAAAAGGTTATGTGAAAGGAATAAAAGATCTAAACACTCTTTCTTTGAAGTACCTTACCTAATAAGTCCGACTcggtaaaaataaaatttactctTTAAACTACTAAAGATAAGACAAAGTATAAACTTATGTGTACTGTTAATTGAGGACTCGTCTAGATTTTTCATACTCCAATAAATTGGACAATTCAACAAAACCTACTCTAACACAAGTTTTTAGGAGTATACTTTGTGTTTTTGAGTATTTTGAACCTTTTAGGATGGATTTTGtggaacaaataaaaaaaattattaaatgaacaattcaataaataagagttgaaagaaaataatttttaaaataaaggtTTTTATTTTGCCCGATCATGAGGTAAGGCATTGATCATTGTTACTAACAAAGGGCGATTATTAAGCTGGCTATTGACTCAGTTCAATAATTGTCCGTTGTTGGTAACAATGGACCATTACAATATTGAATCAAAGTCGGTTCAACAATTGCCTACTGTAAGTGACAGAGGACGATTGTTGGTCTGACTTTAACTATGTGTAATAACTCGCTATTACTCATAGGAGACATTACTTTCCTTAGGTTTGGGTGaaaaacgcttattttgaaatttttttgtttgaccacttgttattgtaattttttataataaaaaacttattttatttatttttttcggaTATTATGCTTGTGCTTTTTAGGCCTAATTGACTCTTGCacttatatttataaatttttttaataatatttttcaacaAATCAGACGTTATATGGCGGGTTGTGAATAATATATCGTTTTGCGTTGAGCCAACCATCCTCAAACAATTATCTATAACATAAACGACTTATGCACATGATCTTGCAGGTAACACCGTAGGCCACAACAcaaaaaaatctatttttattttccttcaaaTTTGATTATAAACTGATAGACTACTAAACAAGACGTGATTTATAGGGCTGAGTGGCTCATGAGCATGTCGCTTGCGAGTCGGCTCAGCTAGTATcatgttttaaaatataatatttaccCTAATAGAATATCCAAAATAAATCCTACCTTGTAGGAAAAGACTAAATACATCCATAAAGGTAGGTGGTTTAACAAATCAACAAACACAAAGTACCTACAATAAGCAAAGTTATAACTAttttcatacatatatacaatatGCATCATTACATCCTCAAATTAGACACAACATTCACCATTAATAGACTCATTCTAGACAAtgacaaattaattatataatatataattacataaaatTACATCCATATCATACATTGGATATATTACTCCACTTTTCTTTCTCCCTTTTGAAAACATACGTAATGTATTAGCGCCAGTAGTTGAACAACAAATATTAGGTATAATGTTGTTCATCTTTGATCTTTCAAACCCTAACTTTCTTCacctttttttatataaattcacATTAATTCACTTAATTCTTTCATTTTTCTACCCTTTTTATTCTTACCCATTTACTACAAATTATATAACCTCATTCTGGCTACGTCTAAATTGTCTAATCAAAACACCATTTTAAATTaatgttataaatattaatttacgttatttttaatttggattttttcatttcttctacgcattttatttttaccattttttataaattatatttgctCGTTTTAGGCATTGGACATGTCTAAGTTGTCTGATTGGAACACCTTTTAAATTAATGAGTTACAAATATTAGTTTACGTTACTTTTGAGGCTCAAATTTGCAAGAAAAAAAGTTTATTGCGTATTTTTCTCTGTACGTACGTGTTTCGTTATCGTTGACATCGATCATTGGAAAATATCTCATCGGGTTTGTGTGCTGTTATCTCTTCTTTTTTGCCGATCTTGTTTACAAGctcaataacaaatttatcagaGAAAATCGTCCATGGATGATCAGCTGCAAAACATTGTCCTACAACAAGTTGATGATCAAGTTCATCATTTTGATCCCTTTGATCTTGATCAAACGACTCAGATTATATCAGAAAACGATGATTGGTCGAGTTTTTTGATGAATTCACCAAGTGCTATTGATGATGAAGTTCACCAAGAaagcaattcatgttttgatgTTTTAGGAGATAATAAAGGtggaaataatgaaaatataattaataaaaaggaaaataatatgaagaaaatagttaataataataataataataataataataataataattggagGTCAAGAAAAGGGAAGATGATACCTAGATTTGCATTTAAAACAAAGAGTTCTGAAGATATTCTTGATGATGGATATCGTTGGAGGAAATATGGACAGAAATCTGTTAAGAATAACATCTATCCAAGGTATGATGATTTATCATTTCTAATattttactccctccgtttctatAACAAAGTAATATTTAACTCAAAAAACTCTCTCATATTCAAGT
This genomic window contains:
- the LOC130811369 gene encoding probable WRKY transcription factor 43; the encoded protein is MNSPSAIDDEVHQESNSCFDVLGDNKGGNNENIINKKENNMKKIVNNNNNNNNNNNNWRSRKGKMIPRFAFKTKSSEDILDDGYRWRKYGQKSVKNNIYPRSYYRCTHLTCNVKKQVQRLSKDSSIVVTTYEGVHNHPCEKLMEALSPLLSQMQFLSSLT